Proteins from one Homalodisca vitripennis isolate AUS2020 chromosome 3, UT_GWSS_2.1, whole genome shotgun sequence genomic window:
- the LOC124357209 gene encoding CDK5 regulatory subunit-associated protein 3, which produces MLEQNIPIDINTNKLLDWLISRRIVSSEWQKSVLPVREKINAAIQDMPQHPEIAQLLSGAYINYFHCVRIVEILRETEADTKNVFGRYGSQRMKDWQEVVRLYEKENLFLAEAAHLLISNVKYEIPSLKKQIAKCHQNKQECEKRATDYAKNENSARNELNTMYKQLGLSGSNVKRELVERVAQLPARYSQLAKHVATLQSALNYYGSFSQYVFGHETAVLPLLKYISERGNTTTYEWLFGEKPLSVEEPPPPTFEDENQVKDEEIDWGDIDNNVSYDIDYGITLEESGIEVDNEESVGVARGKNALTVLDNPDTREQFINQLLELESFLKIRLLEMQGESDLLVTSQLSETTQGVTAMLDCLQLTTQMILDPANQHLHNIKHSPRYVDSLTTNVEHKQGLVEKMVASQKAVREQAQEASQEARQLQDKLKLVIDKTKLLQSQIEQEISKKYKNRPVNLMGGISAI; this is translated from the exons atg CTGGAGCAAAATATTCCAATCGATATTAACACCAATAAACTACTAGATTGGTTGATAAGTCGTCGAATAGTAAGTTCAGAATGGCAGAAATCTGTACTACCAGTCAGAGAGAAGATAAATGCAGCCATCCAAGATATGCCTCAGCATCCAGAAATTGCACAACTGTTATCGGGTGCCT ATATCAATTACTTTCATTGTGTTCGTATCGTAGAAATATTGAGAGAAACAGAAGCAGACACCAAGAATGTGTTTGGACGTTACGGATCACAACGGATGAAGGACTGGCAAGAAGTTGTCAGACTCTACgaaaaggaaaatttatttttggctgAAGCTGCTCACTTACTTATCTCAAATGTCAAGTATGAGATTCCTAGCTTGAAGAAACAAATAGCAAAATGTCATCAAAACAAACAG gaATGTGAAAAGCGAGCGACAGACTACGCCAAGAATGAGAACTCGGCCCGCAATGAGCTGAACACCATGTACAAGCAACTGGGACTGTCAGGATCCAACGTGAAGCGTGAACTGGTGGAGCGTGTTGCACAACTGCCTGCTAGGTATAGTCAGCTGGCCAAACATGTGGCTACACTGCAGTCTGCACTCAATTACTATGGCAGCTTCTCACAGTACGTGTTCGGACATGAAACTGCCGTGCTGCCTTTGCTCAAGTACATCAGTG AACGAGGCAATACAACAACCTATGAGTGGCTGTTTGGGGAAAAGCCCTTGTCTGTGGAGGAACCTCCACCTCCTACCTTTGAAGAT GAAAACCAAGTTAAAGATGAAGAAATAGATTGGGGTGACATAGATAACAATGTCAGCTAT GACATAGATTATGGCATTACATTGGAAGAGAGTGGCATAGAAGTAGACAACGAAGAGTCAGTTGGTGTGGCAAGGGGCAAGAATGCTCTCACTGTCTTGGACAATCCAGATACTCGAGAACAGTTCATCAACCAGTTGCTAGAG TTAGAGTCTTTCCTGAAGATCCGTCTGTTGGAAATGCAGGGAGAGTCTGACCTTCTGGTCACAAGCCAACTGAGTGAAACAACACAAGGGGTGACAGCCATGCTGGACTGTCTGCAGCTGACTACTCAGATGATCTTGGATCCAGCCAACCAACATCTGCACAATATCAAACATTCCCCCAG gtATGTGGACAGCCTGACAACCAATGTGGAGCATAAGCAGGGATTAGTGGAGAAGATGGTGGCAAGCCAAAAGGCTGTTAGGGAACAAGCACAAGAAGCCAGTCAGGAAGCTCGTCAGTTGCAGGACAAGTTAAAACTTGTTATCGATAAGACCAAGTTGTTACAGTCACAg